TCTTACAGGGGGTTTCATGGAAAAAGATTTTTTGATTACATCAATGCTTTGAGATGTGATCTCAGCTGCTGGATTATCAATTTGTAATTCAGTGGCATTTGATAATTTGGTTGGTTCTCTTTTCTTACGTTTTTCTTTCCCATCAATTATCTGAAGGGATGGAATCATACCAAAATCAATCATCTTCTCAGTGGTTCTATCACCTACTGTAATGATAAATGAATTTTCAGGGAGGAATTTTTTTATATTTTCTTTATTTGCTTTAATTTCAGGTAACAATATTCCTAGAGGAGTCTTCAGTTGGTCTCTAATAGAATCAGGA
The window above is part of the Nitrosopumilus sp. genome. Proteins encoded here:
- a CDS encoding GTP-dependent dephospho-CoA kinase family protein, which encodes MKLPDSIRDQLKTPLGILLPEIKANKENIKKFLPENSFIITVGDRTTEKMIDFGMIPSLQIIDGKEKRKKREPTKLSNATELQIDNPAAEITSQSIDVIKKSFSMKPPVRILVNGEEDLLVLPVCIYAPENSIVMYGQPNEGLVITKITTEIRNKAQRLLDLME